The Panicum virgatum strain AP13 chromosome 6K, P.virgatum_v5, whole genome shotgun sequence nucleotide sequence GTCCATGCCACAACAAAGAGAATCTTAATATTtaaaattattaaataaaaattaattataaaactaactgcagaactttgaggctaaactgcgagacgaatctaatgaggtatattaatctataattagcggatgattactgtagcatcattataaaaaattatggattaattaggctcattagattcgtctcgcgaattagcactcagctgtcaaaaaaagtttataaatatattatatTTGATACTCCAgaatagtaagatttcttttgatgtgacatGGACTTAAAAACAGTCCTAAAAAACAAATAAGGTCTTAAAGGATAGGGGAAGGATGACGAGTCATCTTTGACGGTGCTATGGGCAATGGCAGGAAGTTTTGTCAGCATAGTGAAGGTAGTCGTGGAAGAGGGGGGTGAAGGTAGTTGGCTACGATCAACAATAGTTGTGGCCTCGAGAGCTAGTGGGAGCTCTGCTCGAGAGATAACAGAGTGACGCGAGTTAGGACTAGTAAAGGAGTGTATGGAGGTGCTCACTGTCGAGCTAATCGAGCTGTGGTGGCCGGTCGTCGGAGTTTTCTGTGCAGGAATAGAGAAGGTGGCCGGCGAGCTAAGGATGGCCTTGGAGAGCAACTTGGGGTGCCTTTTATAGTTGGCGTGGGCAGAGCTGTGCCAACACTCGCCTACTTGCCTTTACTAGTGGTGCTATGGACATGCAGTCACTTACGAGCATCGTGAATGTCACTGAGTACGTAGGCGACGTGGAAAAGTCGGCGAGCACGACTAGAGCGGCGTGGCGAGGTGGGGATGCAGTGCTGGGCGGAATGACATAGTGCCGGTGACAGTGTGCGGTCGCGTTGTGGGGTAGAGAAGTTGCGCGTGCGTCACGTGAGAACGGAACGAGTATCGCATTGGCCTAATTTGACAAGCTGAGACGGGTCTAGTATGCACTAAATACACAAAGAATTATTAAATATGAACTTTTGGGCTGGTAAAAATATTAGTCAATTTAGATTTCagtttaaaataaaaatatctgATTTTTAATGTCTGAAACCTGATCGCACTCTAGACCAGGCACCACATCCACTTCAGCCAGAAAAAACAATGGTCGTTGGATCGTATGTGAACAGGGTtggtcattttgcaaaaaaactcTGGACTTCACGGAAATCACACCCACCATCCGATGACCTTTCAGAAATATTTAGAGAGTGGGCTCCGAGCCCCTGATAACTTATATGTGCCCACATGCAATCGTCAATCCAGCTAGAAtattttgagacggagggagtacgcaGATACATTTCGCCGGTGCCCGCCTACTCTCGAGTCTCAGCGCAATCGCCGACGTACATGTTCCCAGCGGAACTGCGCTGCGCGGAACGAAATCCTTCCTCTATTTTGGGGGCATATGCGGTCGCATAGCCCGTGCGGGATGCCCCTGCTCGCGACTAGAGCAAAGATTTCGTCAGCTTTTAAGGACAGCTCCAGCTATCGATGGATAGGAGGGCTGTAATTATAGGTCCTGTTTGGATCATAGGTTAGAGATAAAGTTGGCTTTTTGAGACTCATCTAATCTAAAAATATCCAAACAGAATGGGTTAGATTaggttagatgcatctaacccaCCTCAAAAAATTATCCCCTAAAGATATTGGGTTAGATTGAGGTGGGGCccacttttttcttctttctccccCCATCCTGGATTCATCTgtggccgccgccctcccccttCGCACTGCACCCCCGATCCGATCCAGGGGCGCCGCAAGCCTGCCATCCCTCGGAGCGCCGCCCCTCCGAGACTTCGCCACTCCGAGCGCCGGCTGCCCCTCCAAGCGCCTTCACCGTGTGCACTCGTGttccgccgccgcgtgcgctcATCCGCCGGTCGCCGCTCCGAGCGCCCGCGTCGCCCCCTAAGATCTGCCGCTCCGAGCGCCGCCGTTCGCTGCAGTCCGCATTCCTTCAGTGAAGATTTTTCGTTACACGGAGGAGAGAGATGATAAGAGCAAAGATTCCGTCAGCTTTGAAAAGCAGCTCCAACTATCAATGGACGAGAGGGCTGTAATTATACTCCTTGcatgaagatttttttttggcccTATTTGATTCTTCCCTAGAATAAGTTAGAAcacactttgaccgctaattagaggtattaaatgaagacagtttataaaaccaactccaTAATCTCTGCGTTAGGAACCATGAAGAATCTAACGATGCCTTTGactgcatgattagaggatggttactgtagcatcaccgtagtcaatcattgattaattaccatcattagattcatcgcgaaaagttacactcatctctaaaaaggttttgcaaataggcttcatttagtactctatacatGCGAATTTTTTTAGAATCATGTTCTAGAATCTTTGAACGAACCAAACACGACTCTGTGACACGTAGGAAAGAGACCATAGGAGAAAATGAATGCCATCGCTAGTCCGTGTGAAAACGTAAAATGCTATTGGTCTTAGATTACGCTTTCTTCACCGAAGAAATTCAATCCATCCCCAATGTTCCATCGGCATTCGGCACCCAAATCCGTAGTGGAGCAACTTCCTTCGCAGCAGGATCGAGCGGGAGGCGGGGCAGCCAGGCGGCAGGCGCACACGCGAAGGCGGtgagggcgcgggcggcggcgcctgacGAGGAGAAGAAACCCTAACTCTTGGGTCGCGGCTGAGCCACTCCCAACTCCAAAGATTCGCCTCCATGCCTTCCaatcctcctccgccgccgcctcccgggtCGTCGTCTTCGGCTCCGGCGGGGGCCAGCTACTTCCCGCTCCCTTTccatctgcagcagcaccagccgcagccgcagatGCCGCCGCCGATGGCGCCGAACAGCtaccagcagtaccagcagcagctgcaccagGCGCACCAGCTCTTCCAGCGGGACGCGCAGACCATCACCCCCGAGGCGCTGCAGAGCGTCAAGGCTGCCCTCGCCACCAGCGACGTCCTCGACCCCGCCACCAGCGCCGGCGCCAGGCCCTCCGACCCCTCCAGCAGCAAGAAGCCcatcccccgccgcgccgccggacaGTCCTGGGAGGACCCGACCCTTACCGACTGGCCCGAAAGTACTGACCATAACCTCTCTCCGATCGGTTCCCCTTCGTTTAATCCCTCATCCTTCTCTTGTTTACTTGGGTTTCAACTCTCAACAATTTGCAGATGATTATAGGCTGTTCTGTGGAGATCTAGGCAACGAAGTTAATGATGATGTCCTCTCCAAAGCGTTCTCACGGTTTCCCTCCTTCAACATGGCAAGGGTAACTACTCTGCTCCCCTCTGTTGGAAAAACTTATTCGTGGTGAAACCAGTTCTCTTCAATATGTGCTGTGTAGTACATTGTCAAATTTTTTCTAGAGTTTTATACAGATGTCAAGGTAATAAAAATGCTCAGGTTTTTAGTTGTGGCACAAGGCGCGGTGAAATTCATAGTGAATTATCAGCCTGATCAATATTTTTCAATGTAATTCTGTCCTAAATGATTAGCGTAGGTAGATAACTTTACAGCCTGCACGAGGTGCTTAAAAGACAGATGGAGTTTATTGCCAAATAAATGGCTTAGGGGAGATTCTATGGGAACTTGTACTCCAAAATGGTTATCTGGGTATATTCAATATCATGCATGAGCTGCGATGTAATATAGTAACTAATAATCTTTGGGCATGAACTATGTTTTACACACCATAATATTTAAATATGCAGTTACTAGTTGTTAATGAAACCATACTCTGCAAAATACTCCTGGTTAAAAAATATGTATATTCGTCAGTTTTATGTAATTGGCTGTTTAAAACATTTGCTGTCATTTACTTCAGGATTTGTAGCTAAGTCTAAAAGAGTAATGTAATAGTTTAACTGAGTTTTTTACATAAATGCATCTTCCCAAGTCCAAATTGCCCTCTACTATCACTGGGGGAAGTAAATGCATAAGTTGTTTAGATCTGCCAAAGCTAGGTAAATCATGTCATGCAAAAGGATTTGTAGCATGGACTGCAAAAATCTGTAAGACATTTAGATCTTCTGAAATCCGTTAATTGTCAGGTGTAATAAAGCATAGAAGAAGTGACAAGGATTGGCAAGCATGAAAACGAGAGTTTCCATTGTTCCATGTTCATGTTGATTATCGACTGTTACCAAGGGACTACCCAAACAAATGGGGAATCTAACATGATCAGAATAACACCGTTTACTGCAAAAGTTAGCAGACTACAGAACATCAATGGCAATTCACATAGTGATATTGTCACAATAACTATGTGTTATAAAATGTTGCATGCATGGGAGAAAACAAGCAGTTTCAAGGTATTTCATATAGATCTTTTTCGTAGTAATGTGCTACTTCATATTGGTTAGTTCTGTAAACAGCATTAAATTCATATGAAGTAGCAAAAACTAAAAAGTGAAGGAACAGACTTCAAGTAACCTTACACATCCATGAATAATTTTCTAGCTAACAATAAAGAACCTACTCTTTGTTGAATTCATTCTCTGCTTCCTTCCATGTGCTTAAATTCTTTCAACCGAAGAAAGCTAAACTAGCTCACATAGGTTGTCCCAAAAGAGGAGCAAGAGATTAGCTGTTGTAGTAGATAAAACGAGGGCAAGATAAACCAGTTCGCCCTCCCTCGGAGGCTCTGAACTATTTAGGGTTTATATTCTTGCTTGACCTCAACTGATACAAGGGTGTCTCTTTTATAGAGACGAttgacttgacccctaagcaatatCCTAACCAAATCCCTCTAACTTATCTCTTTCCTAACAAACCCAACTAATCCTATTCGATGTTCACGCGGTACAGTACCGCGTGGGCCCTGGACCGGCTCCGCTTGCCATAACACTACTCCACCCTTCCAagacagctcgtcctcgagctgtgGTGGGTGAACATGGCTGCAGATGTGGATGGAAAGTGTCCACGGTGATGTTCTTGGCGATGACGTCTGTGAGAAGGCCAGGCTCGAGCTGGAACGCCAATGCAGAGAAAGTGCTTGGTTGAGCCACCACTGAGCCAGCGGCGAGTAGACCGTCGAGTAGACCGAGCAGGTCCATGGCGCGGTGGATGCAGACATTGCCAGCGGCGCGCCCTGCCTCATGGCTGGCGTGCTGGACCGGGAAGAGCTGTttgaggaggacgaggacgatgCAGTGAGCGCCTGTAGGAGTGGTTCCGCGGCGAAGTCCTCCGGGGGCAGGGCGTCGGGGCAGGaacggcggcggggcagagTGTCAAACGTTGGCGCCGTCGCACATGCATGGTGTGCGAGCGCGAGCGCTGCGCGATCGGCAGTGCCCCCGGTGCCTATCCGAGCCGAGGGGCCCCTGTAGACGGGTAGGCCGGAGTCGTGAGGTGGACGAATCCCGCATTCCCGCCGGAGTCGAAGATGGTCCTCACGATCCAGATTTGCACCGGCGTCGGGTTCCTCGTCGGCATCAGATCCGGGATTCGCTCCTCGCCTCTCGAGGAGGTATGCGTGAGAGAGCAGCCGGCCATGGAAGGCAGTGCAGCAATCGGCGTTCCAATTGGCGCCGGTGACGGCAGCGCAGGAGGCAAGACGGCTGCAGGCGGAAAAGGCGCCGGCGGCTGCAGCCCAGGAGaagacgccggcggcgccactGGTGTCGCTGGTGACTGCAGTGTAGGAGAAGGTGCCGGCAGAACCACTGGCGTCGCCTGCGGGGATGGAGTAGATGGAGCCTGCAGGTCAGCAGACGGCATCGATGATGCAGGAGTTGGCGGCGAAGCCATGGATGCATCTATCCCCACGGACATCTCCTTTATCAGCTGCACCATGCGATCCAACCTCTCGGAGATTGAATCAAGGGTGGTGTCCATACGATGAAGCGCAGCGAGGGCCATGCCAGATCGAACCGGATTGATGGGTGGGATTGGGCGGGCCTTGGTGGCGTCAGAACGGAagatggcggtggtggcggccgccgccgcggaggtggTTGTAGGCGGTAGGATCAGAAGGCTGATACCAGATGTTGTAGTAGATAAAACGAGGGCAAGATAAACCAGTTCGCCCTCCCTCGGAGGCTCTGAACTATTTAGGGTTTATATTCTTGCTTGACCTCAACTGATACAAGGGTGTCTCTTTTATAGAGACGActgacttgacccctaagcaatatCCTAACCAAATCCCTCTAACTTATCTCTTTCCTAACAAACCCAACTAATCCTATTCGCGGTTCACGCGGTACAGTACCGCGTGGGCCCTGGACCGGCTCCGCTTGCCATAACATTAGCTCACAAACAAATCCATATGCTTGATTCTATATGGCCTTAATTTGTCTTTGTATTCTTTATTTCAGGTTGTTAGAGATAAGAGGACTGGCAAAACTAAAGGTTATGGATTTGTGAGCTTTTCAAACCCTACTGATCTGGCTGCAGCAATAAAAGAAATGAATGGTTTGTATCTCAATCTATGTTCTGCAGATTCGGTTGCTGCAACTTGTCTGCATGTTTTGATTTACTGTTCCATTTCACTTGTGAACAAAACTTCTTTCAGGAAAGTATGTAGGTAACCGCCCAATTAAATTGCGCAAGAGTAACTGGAAGGAGAGGACAGATGTTGAGGCTCTGGAAAGGCAAAAGGTGCTTGTCTGTTTCCTTTCTGATTTCGCTCTCTGGTGTGCCCTCTAATTTTGTCCATACTTTCTCCATCTTTCAGAATCATGTCCAGAGGAAGCCTAAAATGCCCAAGAAGAGTATTCTGCACAAGTAAAGCTATATAGGTCATTCTGATAATGATCCCTGCAGATGGTAAGTTCCTTCTCAGTTTACATGATAGATGAGCTGTCAGAAAACGCTGTGACCCCACTATGGTTATTAATGTTCTTTCTTTACCAATATATTGTTCTATCGTTGCACAAGTACTTACTCGAGCTGAATACTATATCGCATCACTATGAATATGTAACTTTTTCATGTAGAAAATCTTGGGTTTGGATAATAATGGTATGGAGGGAAACCGAGGAATGTATAGTAGTTGGTTGTATAAACCTTACTTTTATAGAGGAAAACAAATGGTAGGGTCACACTACTTTCATATCACCATCATTGAGAATGAACTGGGTTGTGTCTACATgatttgaaatatgaatttgaacAAAAAGTAGTGTGATACCAAAGCCCTTGAGGCAATTACTTTATTATTCTTGGTTCTTAATATTCTGTTTTTCTTGGTTCTCAGTCTTTTTTTCTTTGCCCTGCTCTCTCTTCCTCTGTGAATTGCATCAACTAAAAACAGATTTCCATTCCACATTAGCTCGCGACTTCTAAATTAGATTGACTTGTGTAATTTTTGGAAGACTAATGGATGGCGTGTATGGTTTGTATCATGCAGTGCTGCTCCCTTGGGATACTTCAGGAAGTTCTTCTCTTTCTGCACTACTAGTCGAGACGAAAGGCTACCTGATGTTACTTTTAGGCTGTGCGAATACTTGTGACCATAAAACGGAGCATCAATAGCTACTTGATACAAGCTGTGCTCCATCTTTCTGTTTCCCTTTCTCAACAGTTGTACTTGCACGTTGATGCATTCTGGAACAGTATTATGACGAATGACTAATGAGGGCGTTTTGGTGTAGCCAAATGAACCTTTTGCTTTAGGTTTCAGCCAAGCCAACTATTGATTTgtattcttgttcttctttggctTTTACAAGGACTCCGATAAATTACAGAGTTTGCTAGAGAAACAAGAGCTTTCATAATCTAGGTCTCTCGATAATACGATTAACTTTGAGATAGAACCTACTCAGAGGAGACCAGAGAGAAGGCTTTGCCGTTCTCAAGCCCAGCAGCCCACCCACTGGCTTCTTTATTTAAAGCCCATTGCACAGTTTACTCTTTTTTCCCCCTCCTCTTAACAGCATCTGTGGCGattctaaaaaaacatttttGGCACGCGGTTGGCGCCACTCCCCGGTTGCAATTCCATCCCTGCACCCGGCTACCTCTGTTGATTTTGTATCGGGAAATACAGAGCTGTTGCCATATCACTTTCCGTGCAAATTTCGACCAGCTATCTAAATTCCTTCCGAATCAAGAGAAATCTTTCAAATTCAAATCCTGTCATTAAACATTCGATGAAAAGCATAAAAAAAACTGCTGCTTAACAGCTGCAGAGCGGCAACAGTTCATTAGTACGCGAAGCAAATTTAGTTAATTAATTACGATTACGAAGCATATGCCGTTCGTCGCCTCCTACAACTACAGCTACGGCGCGCCCTTCACAATTGcacggcgccgtggaggtggccggcgccgaACCCCCTCTGCATGCCGCGGCCgttctcctcctcgccgtcgaacTCCAGCACCTTGGACCCGTCCCCGCCGTACGccctccccgcggccgccgagTAGTACGACgacgtcccgccgccggcgccgaaccCGCCGGCGCCGACCCCCATCAAGAGCCCGACGTCCATCGAGCCGCCGGCGTCGTGGTGGCCCGCGCGGtcagcgggcgccgccgccgcgacggcgcccgcgccgagcgggccctcgtcggcggcgccgtcgccgtgccgcgcgccgcccacgGCGGCCTTCTCGCCCTCGGCCTCGCGGTAGCGGTTGAGGTAGGACTTGAGCGGGCCGACGTAGGCCTCGAAGCCGAGCGTGGTCATGGCCCAGAGCAGGTCGTCGCCGTTGATGGTCTTGCGCTTCTCGCGCTGGCACTTGTCGGAGGCCTCCCCGGTGACGAAGCTGATGAACTCCGACACGCACTCCTGCACCGTCTCCTTGGCCTCCTTGGAGATCTTGGCGTTCGCCGGCAGCGACCGCTTCATGATGCGCGACACGTTCGCGATCGGCAGGAACCGGTCCAGCTCCTTGGCCGGCgagtccccgccgccggcgtaccCCGCGCTGCTCCcgcacccggccgccgccgccgcgccggactCGTTGTCCGACGGCGGGCTGCCCACCGGGCTCAGCAGGTGGCCCTGCTGCCCGCCGTAGCCCTTCCTGCTCTTCATGCCCTTGGAGTAGAGTAGCTACTAGCTATAGCTGTAGGATGGAGGAGAGAGTGGGAGCTGGGTGTGATGGATgcatggagtggtggaaagagaTGATCTCCTTTTAAAGTTGGAATGGAGGGAGCAAGCTAGGTAGGAGTAGGAGAGATGCGAGTGGGAGGACGGTATTGATGCCGACACAAAGCACACACAAGATTATTAATTGTATGATCATTGCAGAATTCTTCCCCAGCTAGGAGCTTAATTATGGTCAAGTCAAAAACTAATATATATGGCGGTTTGCAGTGGCGAAGAGCGGCTTGTTTGGAACATGTACAATTGTTCATAATATTTACAAGAATTTCACATGAAACAATTCAACATAAAGGTATTTAGCAAGAAGTTCAGATCCCAGTTAAACTAATTAAAAACATTCAAATTTTAAGCCTCTATTATATAAAAGATTAACTTAGAAAGAAATTCCTGCTTTTGAAGCGAGGACTTAAGCTTATGTGCCATCATCATGTTAAGGATTCAAAATTTGGCAAGGGATGACACTCTCTAGTAGATTAGTTAAGGAAGCACAACATGTTGTTTCATATCTTCAAGCCACACTTGAAGGAATCATCCATAGCCATTAGGGAAGCCTAGTTGCAATGTCGAATACACAGATCAGATATGGTACCGCGAAACAAAGTGTGTGAACGGATGCATCCATTCTTCTTCAATCTGATCTGAAAATGGAGGCTTGTGTGGAGCATGCATCCTATGCTGATCGGCCCGAATATATCTGAAGTTCCAGAACTTGTAGGCCAAAGTTCCAATATGAAGATGAAGACAGAGGAAACACCAAAATATTCCATGGATAGCCGATAGCATGGCATACTCCACAGCCTCGCCACTTCCCGTGTCACTTCAAGCAACggcatctcacaaagattttgaGGTTCCTAGACCAGTGGCAAGGGCATCCCAGCAATGGAACAGATGCACAACACCCttttttggtaaaaaaaaaggggggctcATGGTCATTGCCCCATTGTCGTCTTCGACAATGTGTTTAAGTTCATAGCCAAAGATGGCATGTACAAAAGCATAAAAACTAAACTAGGGTCACAAAATATCTTTGGCGCGAACTATAACTCTCTTACTTGGTCTAATATGGCATCTCGTGATTTCAAAAAAaagccgggacaaaaggccaaaGGGAGGATGCCCCTCTTATCCccctcttttttcttctctttcccgGGTTCAAAGGCGCTGCGGATTATTCGCACCATCACATCGGGCAATAATAGAAGAATATGTGAGGGGCAGCCTGGGTGCCGGAGCGGGATTATTAACAACGTAATCGGGGGGTTATTAGTTTAGTCGCTTAAGCAGGCTTTGCAATATGGAGGATGACGCTATTGGTTGGGACCTGGAGTTGAACGGTAAACGGGCGACTAGTTTAGTTCTAGCAGCCGGAGGTCATCCTGTGAACTGAGATTCTGCCATTTGTCAGCTCCCAGTGCAGCCGCACAAGCACGTTTTTAAGTGTTTATACATGTGACCAATGGAATTAGCTAGCGTAAGTAACCTCGTTCTTCCATCATTTTCTTCAGGTAGCCTTTTTTGTTACTGTCATGAGTCATGGCCAAACCGGTATGTCACTAACCTCGTCCTCATTGTTGACATCAGGATACAAATGACATACCTACTTTTGTTGATGGTCCAACTGGTCTAAAAAAAAGGCATCATCATCAACGTTGGACCAGCCTCTCTTTGTGTCCTTTTATCCACACCCTCCTTTCATCATTCCCTAGTTCTACATGAAACTCCGCCAGCGACATCTCAACGAGCGTAGCAGGCCTCTGGAGAATATTTGGCGAAAGCTAGCGAGgcgtttttattctttttctagGAAAGAAAAAACCCTAGGGAAAAGGAAATTCCTTTTGCACTcgtagaaagaaaaaaaaagtctggATGGTACCAAAAGATGAGGAGATGCCATGGCGATATATGAGAATCTTGTTCCTCACCCGCTACGCAACGCAGAAGTGTGTATCTCCTCGAATCTTCTCGTGGTATCCTTCGGTCACTACCAGAGTCgtctagtttgccgtgtgccaaaagcACACGACAAAGGCCGAAAAACTCACAGCAaaaggtttgccgtgtgtaacATACGGCAAAACACACACGGTATACAACTGTCGGCAAAGAGgtcgtttgccgtgtgtcttttgtcgggcacacggcaaagaggttGCCGTGTGCATTTTCTGACACCCGGCAAAAAAATAatagcaaataaaaaaaagaaatccagCCCTGCCGTATTGTCCATGCCTTCACGACGAACCTGATTGGACCTGCGAGAGCAATCATCACTTGCATGGAGGCATGGATTGATGATTCGTGGGTGTCAGGGTGATGTGTGTTGTGTGGCATGGCAGCAGTAGTCGAGGCCGTAGACGAGGCCGCTGAAGACGGAGCAGCAGTCGCCGCTGAAGACGGAGCAGACGAGGCCGCTGACGACGGAGCAGCAGTCGCCGCTCGAAACGCCGCGCCCTGCTCACGTTGCTTGCTCTGCCTCGCGTcaggccgccgtcgccaccgtgGTGTACCCTTGAAGCACAcgaacaaaaaaattaaacgAACGAAGACAAGCAAACACCAAACATTCGAACGAAAAATACTCCCTCAATACTCCACCGATTCAAATGAGATTTGAGtttaacatcccagttttcatcacgattAAAGGAGAATGTTaaaatttataatgcaaacttctagaaggttctataaaaaaaggataaaccatggcataattttgttcaccatgacaaagttctagaatgttccacaagaatcataagaagacaagaagcttggatattttcttgtcatggtaaaatttagaattttctagaattagatatttgtagggaacttagatatttgtagggaacttcccAGAGTGTGAtaagtgtcactcatccaagagggtgtgggtgcctatataaggaggatgccacccccttgccatgccatactactccactccatcacacacacatccaagggcatagtagaagtgagcataggtagagtgtgctaggtgtgtgttcctttgttgctccaacaaggtaagtgtctttataagtgttaatCTTCCGGTTAACcttagtacttagtgtataagttgtgatccatcgaaggttggctctgccacccgggatc carries:
- the LOC120711533 gene encoding RNA-binding protein 42-like yields the protein MPSNPPPPPPPGSSSSAPAGASYFPLPFHLQQHQPQPQMPPPMAPNSYQQYQQQLHQAHQLFQRDAQTITPEALQSVKAALATSDVLDPATSAGARPSDPSSSKKPIPRRAAGQSWEDPTLTDWPENDYRLFCGDLGNEVNDDVLSKAFSRFPSFNMARVVRDKRTGKTKGYGFVSFSNPTDLAAAIKEMNGKYVGNRPIKLRKSNWKERTDVEALERQKNHVQRKPKMPKKSILHK
- the LOC120711531 gene encoding nuclear transcription factor Y subunit B-11-like, with amino-acid sequence MKSRKGYGGQQGHLLSPVGSPPSDNESGAAAAAGCGSSAGYAGGGDSPAKELDRFLPIANVSRIMKRSLPANAKISKEAKETVQECVSEFISFVTGEASDKCQREKRKTINGDDLLWAMTTLGFEAYVGPLKSYLNRYREAEGEKAAVGGARHGDGAADEGPLGAGAVAAAAPADRAGHHDAGGSMDVGLLMGVGAGGFGAGGGTSSYYSAAAGRAYGGDGSKVLEFDGEEENGRGMQRGFGAGHLHGAVQL